gaggactacacctaaatctttcatagatgagacctgctcaatatctttaccgcCATTATCTACGattggagtatttaaaggagttgacccaaacgtcattgagcggaatttcctTTTGTTCAGGGCCATATAACTCTCGgttacccatgagtagattcgatctaagtcccttgcaaggctactggaatcttggccattcctaccagaaactaactttgtatcggtagcataagaagagagactggcagtaatactaagcttttgaaacggggcaacgaatattataaaaaaagaggggtcctaagatggagccctggggaatacctgacttgacatcatgtatgtcactaagggatccctcgaccttaacaatttgcttcctctcctgaatgaagcttcttatccaattgagaaccttgccttggatccgaATGTCATGAAGTGCTTTGGTAAGAATACTGGCAAATTTTAAATCCTTTGTGAGTTTAAGGAGACATTTTTTACTACTCTTGGCatttaaagaaatcttgaagaaaatgtaTCCAGGCCGcttttgttctatttttcAAGTGGTAATAACTAAGAATCTGTTCATTTCAATGGATAATTAAGAATACCTTTAATTCTGATTAACATCCACAGTTCCTTCGTTTTCCATTTTAACATCCTCTAAAGACGCCATGGGACTATCATTATTGTGATTGGTCCGACTGCCATCCTCCTCATAGAGCGTATCCAAGCTGTTGCTCCCAGCCACAGATCCCTCTTGAGATCGGTTGGCCTTCTCCATTTCGAGATACTCTTTGATAGACTCCAGCACCGAGACCATCCTGGCCTGAAGTTGTTCCGGAGGTAATGTTTTCTTGTCTCCAGTTCTAAACGTCGTTCTGCTCTCCCTGGAAGCCAAGGATTGAGCATCGTCGGCTCTGGAAACGCAGTCCTCTTCCGAGGGTGGATAAATCCGAGAATCAAAGCTTAATGTGCTGGCCAAGTCATCAAGCCCCGGAGACACACCTTCTCGATCGATAGTGCCACAATCTGGCGTGGTCAGAAATGAGCGATTGGTTCTGGCTGAGGATTTCTGGCCTCGACGAATCCTTCGGTTGAATGACCGGTGGCGGCGATGGTTAACAAATTTGGTTAATGGTGACCCCACCGAGGGTCCCACTAAACTGCTGGTGAGGCTCTGGATGAAGTTGACCATGAGGTTGGAGCTCTCCTCGTCGGGTTTGATCCCGTCTTCCACGTCCTTGAGACTGAGATTGGAACTTGGCAAGTTGCCATTCCGGCTCGGCCGTCGACTCGCCATGCGACTACCAGTAACACTTGCCAGGCCCTCTTCAATCAGCGGCAAAAACTCGGCCTCCTGTTCGGTTATCTGCAATTAAATTTGAGTGGTTAGTCCCTGAATTGTTTATCATATGGGCTAACCTTGAACGTTccattttaaaaagaaacaaaatttggATTTCCTTGATGAAAAACGATCTAAAACCCTACACATTTGTGCCGCTCACTCCTTATTCAAGTGGTGTACAGAAGCACAGGAATTAAGCCGGTGATAAAATTgcctcaaaattgaaaaggaaaaaaagatattcataAATGCCTGCATTAGTCCATGTCAAGTCTTTCGTGGTCCTCACCTCGATTTGGGTGGCTGCACCAATGTCGGGCTCAATACGAGTCTCTTCAGCAGCTGCCGTGTACGGCAATTCAGGGAAGTAGTCATCCCAAAATTGGTCCCGAACCATAGGTGGGTGCTCCTGAAATGGGCAATGGCACAAGCCAgggattatttggccgtcagaggtcgcggGGGGAGAGTACCTAGTAACCCAGGATGACCCAATGATCAGCTCGCGAAAACCCCAGACTCGGGTAGCCTGTGAACATCAGGTTTAGTTTGACCTAGATCAAGCTAGATGGCCAATCTAAAAATCTGGAAATGAAACAGGCTACAACGGACGCAAAAGcgtagctaatttggaaattgtgttcctTCTAGTTGCTAATTCTAAGAGTCTTCCCCTAAATCTGGTCAGCCGGAAGAAACCATTGGCAAATTGCTGGAAGTTTTTAATGCCCATGTGAAgcctttccatcaatatcaggatcaagtggtcttggacaGTCGGGCTTCAATCCATGAGAAAAGATGAGCGAGACATGGCTAGGTGCCAGTGCAAGACGTTTTGTTCTATCCGTAACTTCAGTTCCACCCCATGCAGTTTTTCGCTGCGTTGGGACATGTCCTCTCGAGCTCACCCTAGTGTCAAAaattagaacgtgatctcgacgcATCTCTACGTATGCCATTAGAATATACTTTTTTATAATAGAGAACGCTAGATAGCTGTTTCAGTTTCCCTAGTCTTACGTTGTGCATCTCGTCCACAATGAGGTAAGACACTTGGAGATTGCGGTCAATCAACCAATTCATGTCAAaatcgtcgtcgtcctcgccAAAGGGATTGATCAAAGCCTCGGCAAcctgaagaaaatcaaaagaaaatattacTCATCTTTCcctgacattgaaaaagaactcaaTATTTATCTTCATGAATTTCTTAAATCTAGCGttcgaaaacaaaaaaataaaaggaacaacCAGCCTTAAAGACTCAAATTGCTAGTTTGCGCTCTCCCTCTTTGCTTTTCTGTGTCactgaacattttttttttcatctacCAACTTTATGATACCACTATCTTGTCAAACTGATTTGTCATTGGAACCAGGTTTTATGCATTTTATCCGGTTTTTCTACTTACTTACTCCTGCATTGAGTCATACACACTCTACTATACCTACAATTGTCATCACCAAGAGTCTCAATAAGAATTGATTGATAAGCCAACCACAAGTGGTTGTATTCTTCTCAATTGACTTTTGCCATggcaacccaattttgaagggAAACAAAAATCTGGTCCCTTGAGAAACAGGGTGCCAATTAGCATTCATGGCTGCTCTTTCTTTGTGTTCCACTGATTTACACCATAATTCACCTTCAGCCACCCCATGTAGAAGAAGAATTGAAGAAAGGTGAACACGGGCACAACGAGATCCACTTCGTGACCAGTGTATTTCTTGGTAGGA
This genomic interval from Tigriopus californicus strain San Diego chromosome 6, Tcal_SD_v2.1, whole genome shotgun sequence contains the following:
- the LOC131882368 gene encoding bestrophin-2-like, whose amino-acid sequence is MTVSYSSEVFTCKATGIFLRLLFRWRGSIYKLVWCDLLVYMTLYSALSLTYRFFLDDEGKEKIASNFKRHLIIMEKLDDSVKQPKYWIPIIWAGSIVTRARKENRIKDDFSLKAVIEELDKYRSKASTLLDYDWITVPLVYTQVVTLAVYSFLLSTLMGRQFLDPTKKYTGHEVDLVVPVFTFLQFFFYMGWLKVAEALINPFGEDDDDFDMNWLIDRNLQVSYLIVDEMHNEHPPMVRDQFWDDYFPELPYTAAAEETRIEPDIGAATQIEITEQEAEFLPLIEEGLASVTGSRMASRRPSRNGNLPSSNLSLKDVEDGIKPDEESSNLMVNFIQSLTSSLVGPSVGSPLTKFVNHRRHRSFNRRIRRGQKSSARTNRSFLTTPDCGTIDREGVSPGLDDLASTLSFDSRIYPPSEEDCVSRADDAQSLASRESRTTFRTGDKKTLPPEQLQARMVSVLESIKEYLEMEKANRSQEGSVAGSNSLDTLYEEDGSRTNHNNDSPMASLEDVKMENEGTVDVNQN